From the Malus domestica chromosome 17, GDT2T_hap1 genome, one window contains:
- the LOC103432175 gene encoding uncharacterized protein, which translates to MIKLSRNFSLVFLSVFYFKMYRMRLSIIPIFYISISITTFSILCGARSFAQFFKPQDTKLHKSKSIHELEKNKLKAINHLDLHFALASPNIEFQPFDASSPFSSPPLDSPAPGHLPLPAPNSVSPPIPPNPPLANPPPSGPTSSPIPSPPQNGPSPHPPTTIPTPPKSVLSPPVLPPPIGFPPPSGPPSPPQKKPPQFAVWCVVKPTVPDPIIQEALDYACGSGADCKSIRPNGSCYQPDTLLSHASYAFNSYWQNTKIAGGTCDFGGTAMLVTVDPSYDECNFFFNG; encoded by the exons ATGATTAAATTAAGCAGAAATTTCAGTTTGGtctttttgagtgttttttatTTCAAGATGTATCGCATGCGATTGAGCATCATACCAATTTTCTACATCTCCATTTCAATCACTACTTTCTCCATTCTATGTG gtgcaAGAAGTTTTGCGCAATTCTTTAAACCCCAAGACACAAAACTACACAAAAGCAAATCAATCCATGAATTAGAGAAGAACAAGCTGAAAGCAATAAATCACTTGGACTTACATTTTGCGTTGGCTTCCCCAAATATTGAATTCCAACCGTTCGATGCCAGCTCTCCCTTCTCATCACCACCGTTGGATTCACCAGCACCGGGACATCTCCCTCTTCCAGCTCCAAACTCCGTATCCCCACCAATTCCTCCAAACCCACCTCTTGCAAATCCTCCTCCATCTGGGCCCACTTCCTCACCCATCCCAAGCCCACCACAAAATGGGCCTAGCCCACACCCACCAACCACAATCCCAACCCCACCCAAATCAGTCCTGAGCCCACCAGTCCTTCCGCCGCCAATAGGTTTCCCTCCACCGTCCGGACCGCCATCCCCTCCGCAGAAAAAGCCACCGCAGTTTGCCGTGTGGTGCGTGGTGAAGCCGACAGTGCCGGACCCGATAATCCAAGAAGCCCTGGACTATGCGTGTGGGTCCGGGGCAGACTGCAAGTCAATCCGGCCCAATGGGTCCTGCTACCAGCCCGACACATTGTTGTCGCATGCTTCGTATGCCTTCAATAGTTACTGGCAGAACACGAAGATCGCTGGAGGCACTTGTGACTTTGGAGGGACTGCCATGCTTGTCACAGTTGATCCAA GTTATGATGAATGCAATTTCTTCTTCAACGGATGA
- the LOC103405124 gene encoding 36.4 kDa proline-rich protein — protein sequence MEINYALALLLVLILNLGSLLTSLANSYCPPPHVKPPHAKPPPHVPTKPPHVKPPIVKPPPYPKPPVPKPPPHPKPPVVKPPPVVVPSPPPTPTPTPVVPVKPPPPTETPCPPPPPKLVPPPPSPPKDTCPIDTLKLGACVDVLGGLIHIGIGSSAKDTCCPVLQGLVDLDAAICLCTTIKAKLLNVNLIIPIALQVLIACGKTPPSGFQCPA from the coding sequence ATGGAGATCAATTATGCTCTGGCTTTGCTCTTAGTCCTCATTCTCAACTTGGGTAGTTTGCTCACTTCTCTTGCTAACTCCTATTGCCCACCACCGCATGTCAAACCACCTCATGCAAAGCCTCCTCCTCATGTACCCACGAAACCACCTCATGTTAAACCACCCATTGTAAAGCCACCTCCCTATCCGAAACCTCCTGTTCCCAAACCACCTCCCCATCCCAAACCTCCTGTTGTGAAACCACCACCTGTTGTAGTGCCAAGCCCACCACCAACACCAACACCAACCCCAGTTGTCCCAGTGAAGCCTCCTCCACCCACCGAAACACCATGCCCTCCTCCACCACCAAAGTTagtaccaccaccaccatctccaCCAAAGGACACGTGTCCCATCGACACCCTAAAATTGGGAGCTTGTGTAGATGTGTTGGGTGGTCTTATCCACATTGGAATTGGAAGCAGTGCCAAAGATACATGTTGTCCGGTGCTTCAGGGACTGGTGGACTTGGACGCTGCTATTTGCCTTTGCACCACCATCAAGGCTAAGCTTCTCAATGTCAACCTCATCATCCCCATTGCTCTTCAGGTGCTCATTGCTTGTGGGAAGACTCCTCCCTCTGGATTCCAGTGTCCTGCATAG